AAGTAACATTCGAACAAAATAACGACGAAACTTCGTCAGAATTTTCCGTTGTTATTTCAAGAGATTATTTTGAGagacgaataaattattataataaccgATATAGCCGtccatttaaacaaaattcgttGGAGAAACCGACGTACGCATTTTCATTGGCCGAGTTTACAGAAATACTAAGCCCCTCGACGAAAGGAAGTTACAAAAGCAAGGATCTGTAACTTAGTTGGAGTTCTCATTGAAACTTTCGCCATGATTATTCATGACTGAATACCGTTATCCGGCCGAAGAAACAGGCAGGTTGTTTTTTTAAAgactttatattataatccccGAGCGAATTCAGCAAAATGTCGGATCTCCGtactcgtttatttttcctcgAGTTCGTAATCCAATCTTTAACGGTGCAAAAGCTCAACTTACCTTCCGCTTCAATATAAATTCATCATTTCCACGCAAAATTATAATCAATCATGACgtaaagaaattacaagaaatttaaataacggaacgaaaaagaattcgaaatctatacataaatttctttttattattattattattattatgaagGTTATGCTacagaaattattcgaacgaaaagtctcATCTTACGTCTAAACAATGATGATCTGAGGGTAATTAAATGCAAACTATCTTCTGTCATGAATTTATTTCCGCTGCATTGATATACAAGCACACAAGTGTCTGGGTGCATTATAAAGACCATTGCTCGATTgcttatacataattatattcatataaagatattatatatatatgtatggcACGTTTGTTTCGTAAGTCTTTCGATAAACGTGAACGACACAAACGGTGTGTATATGCGTGTCTGTGAGTGtaggtgtatatatatatatataacgacGAAGAATATATATGATCGTAAGAAACAATTCGATCGATATAAAAGCAAACAGAAAGAGTGAgtggaataaagaaaaaaaaaaaaaaacgacgaTAAAAATGATCGCAAGTCAGTTCCTGAAATACTGAGGtatcatttataattcataattctaATTGACCAGATACCATCaatttaatagaataattGACAAGTAattaacaagaaaaaagagTGTACTTCTCACGCACGAGCAAGGCAATCGATTTAAAAGGGCAACACATTTACATGTTATTGCCCCGATTAGCAATCGATATTAATTCAGCGATTCGTTTACTCAACTCGAGGTATAAATCTACCAATTAGTACGGGAAACATGAATTTGTCGCtataacattaatatttatattatattatatatgtatagactTAATAATCTTAGATCGAGTAGCCGTTAAATGAAGGTTTGCCAACATCTCCATTAACGATAAATCGAATCTGTATCTATAATGTTTGCCTCGGCTAATCTACCCTAAGTCAGATCGCGTACGCGACgcctaagtaaaaaataaatcaccTCTAACTACAGCCGTCGAGGGTATATCATTTCTCGATATCATCATACGATAATCGTCGAGAGCCACGAGCTATAGAAAAATCTCTTATCACAACGACTAGGTTTGTAAATGCTAAAATGTTTAACGATAGTAAAgataatattagtaatattttgCCGTTCCTGTATATAGCACCCTTTTACGAGGGTACGCGAGAAACGCGTGACTGAGTGACATAGAAGTGTCaagattttgtaaaattaaaagcgTCGatgattgaaaaaaaaatttggtaTTCGAAATTCTTCATCTTGTCATCAAAGTTTGTACTACGATAGAGAATCTtactttaaatgaaaattaaaatttaatcgacaGACAATGCTTTACATTctcttataaattataattgaacaactttcgtaatattaaaatttgattttgtaaaacttcaaagtaattttaaataaaataattttaaataaaaattgtcttataCTTAGATCACATCGAATTCttaaagtattatataactatactatatattagattatattaaattgcaaattaataaaattctattaaaatcaGAATTTCTGTAATGCCAAAGTCTCTTTATAATAGTCGCGCGATGATTCGAAGCCCCGCGGACGTTGACAACAAAATCTTACAGTAATGGCTTCAAGCTGCGAGTTCACGAGTACCTATGTTCGGAAAGCTagataaagtatatatatgataGAATGTTAGTATTaacttcgataaaatattgatcGCGTCGAAATCTGATCTAAAACCCGATGAATCAGTCGCGCTTACAAAGTAATTAACACTAATGAAAGACAAATAAACATACTTTTCATCCATTTTCTGGATGGTTTCAGTCATCGATAGCGTCTTAGCCTCCAATTTAGTGATCAGTTCTGTTTTATGCTTAAGCGAGCCTTCGCACTCCTGAAATAAACGCTATTTCAGTGAAAGGCGGAAAGAACCGTTTCATTTGTTTCTCGATTAAAGGAAGAGCCCTGAAATTGCACGTAGTCCTTAGAAGTAAAATGTACATTGTGTAATTTATAGCTGCAAGCTCATCCTGTACCAATGTAGATcatgtaatatgtatatgataAATGTAAAACAGTTTTCTAAAAGATTCAGACGTCGTAATCGTTAATGTACGGTGAAATTAATGGAGAATCGTGCAACATGAGTTTTCAATCCCATTAAACATAGGTTGAATAAAAGATTCTTTTTCGTCGAGTTTCAaatggaatattaattatttgtcaATTGATATTACCTTCCATTGCATTTATCGGGAATCTGTGAAAATgttcgataaatataaatgaatctACTTTCTCTGTTAACAAAATccaatgataaattatttgatagaCAAAAATTGCTATCAATTTGACaggataattaatattcgttaaaatacaATGTTTTCACGATGGATTGAAATTAAGTATCCGAGACACTCTACaaaaagagaataataattataatcagAATCTGATGAACAATAAAACGCATCCTGGTTGAATATGATGAAGATGTGAAAAACATGTGTATAATAATGTTATTGTCGTTGATAGTTCTGTGGACAAAATagcaattttattgaaatagcGTAACTATGCCGTAACAAAGCACAGTTACATTCATAAAGTGTCTCGATTGAAACACACCACGACAGGTGTTGCATTTAAAAGCCTATTGATGCATGAATTGCTggataattaaatatcgaatatttcattctcGTTCATATTCTACGCATTTTAGATATATAAAGTCCTGCCCTGTGAAAGATCTAAGTGATATAGCTTGTTTAGcgttaaatgtataataatagtGCTTCTGAATAATCCAACAACATTTTTTGCGATTAAATTCTATTCATTAACAACCATTATATCCACAAATGTATCATAACAGTTATGCTTTTAGGCTCCGATTACAGTTACACGATATACAGTCAATGTCTACTAACTTAAATAATGTATAAGCTCCTCTGTTTCAACTTATTTCAGAATAATACAGATTTTCTACGTAGGAgatttattaatgtattaacTAGGGCATCCTTCAGTTAGAAActttcataattaaaaaatgacaaattaATAAAGACAAATCAGTTTCAGCTATATCGATTTTAATccctataaatataattatgacgtaatttatttttaacagaagcaataagaaagaaagaaagacggGTAATctctaaataaagaaattattatgttCAGGAGATTAGCAACAAGTTAATGAGTTAAAGAATTTATTGAAactaaaaattgaaacagagAGATAATTTAAGTACCTAAGAAAATCTATTGTCAAAtacaagaaattaaataaaaatcacatttcataaattatgtaCAGAATTGTCAATTAACAAATGTTGAAATACACTAGTACTTCTATATACATCGACATTCTTTAAAATGTCATTGGACATTTCAGGAACACGTTCGTATAAAGGATTTGTCGTCATTTATACGCCCTTGATTAGTCGAAATATTAAACGGAGTATGAAGATGCATAGTATAAAAACCATTCTCTAGAAACAGTGTTCTTTTATGCAGTCGATTGTTCCTCCGCCTCCATAGAAACCTCACCGTTCGATTTACTCTGTTCTAGGGTATCAGGCTTTGCCATTTCCTTTTCGTTAGCGCCATTTTGTTGCTCGTTACCCCTCGTTTGTCCGTTGTTATTAGGAGAATATGGTTGCTTAGTGAGGGATTGCTGCTGAGCATTAGTGGATTGTTGATTGTTAGTTTGCTGGTTATTATTCGGTTTTTGATTATTGTTAGATGATTGTTGCTGATTATTAGGAGGGTGCTGATAATCAACCGCGGATACATTGTCTGCAGACGAGTAACATCGTGGTGAAGTGGGACTGGTCTTATTAAGAATCGATTTCGAGATACTGCTCGGCGTGGTTGGGCTACGAATATTTTCCCCATCCTTTTTCATGTGGTTGCACTTCTCGAGATTATTCAGGATCTTGCCGATTTGATTCGTCTTCGCATGAAGCCGGCTCACCATTTCTCCTTTCTGCGTTAGTTCGTGCTCACATTCCTATAATGGAAATAGTCCCAGAAACAAGAAATTTCGAAAGCTACCCAACATCCCCAGCATGGCAAAAGGGAATTAGAAACTGTCTGAGTGGAATCAAAGTTCGCTAAAAATCTGAAAAGCTGTTGGGATTAAAGCAGAAACGAAAAGGAACAGAAATGCGATGAAAAAACACATAGATTAGAAAACATGTAGGAAGAAATCATAATCGCGACGAGGATCTGCCTCGTGCTTAAACATCGAAAAAATTtgtcataattataaatttactgATTAAACGTTTCGCTATAAATGTAGATAAAGacattgtaatattaaaacgaATAGTTCAAGACAGTAAAATGGTTTTGACTTTACTTATAAGAAGCATCCTGCGTCGCGATTAACGCGTAACAAGAAATACAATTGATCACCTGTAGCTTTTTATACATTTCCAAGTTAATTAACTTGATCTCGTCGAGCTGTCGTCGCAACGATATGATTGTGTCTTGTTTCTCATGAATATCTTTCTCCAACAGCTTCATAGCCACTTCCATTTCTGACTTCATACTAATCTGTTCACAAAAAATTACTCGGTCATTTTCctaatttccattttccacgatattcatttttcaatatttaatatgtttaaactattaaaattcaactggaagaaagaatataaataagaagaatCCACCTGTAATTCTAATTCCTTTTCTACATCCTGCCGCAATTTCTTTTCAGCATCTAGCCTACTTCTCAACTCCTCGATCTCTGTCGTCGTTTCAGTAATTTTGATTGGTGGTTTTCCATTCTGAAACCAGAGAAACTTCTCTTTGACGAAGGATGAACCGATAAAAAGACTGTTAGACATCCAAACCTCCGTACCTCGTTCGTGTCTTTGATTTCGATTCCCAACTCTTTTTTCAATTGTCTATTCTCCTCATGAAGCGACAGAATGTTATTTTTAGCGATAGATAGGTCCTCCTTCATAAGAGCGTTTGTCGTTGTCAAGGATTCCACTTTGGCTTGAAGGTTTGTCACAGTTGCGCTGAAATCGATGTACAGTACAACGTCTAAACTTGTAACTCGCtcgaattgaaataaatcatCACGGTATATGAGTGTAGAAAGCACAATTACTTTAAATGTCGGTTTAGTTCCTCGATGTAATTTTTCTGGTCGAGAACAGTTGTCATGTTATCATTTTCAAGCTCGTCGTCTGGAGATTCACCAGGTATATGATTGCTGTTTCGCAGATATAGCGAGAAATCGATCACACCTTGTTGACAATCGAGGTCTTCTTCCTGCCGTAACAGTTTCCCCATTCAGTTTTAACCCCGTTACACGATCTCTTGATCAGCGTTTGAAAAAACACAACTGACCTTTACACAGAAGTTGCAGTCGATTACGTTCAAGCCCACCAACAAGCCCATTATAACGATTGCCTCCTCGCTCATCATCAGAGCGTCAGGCTCGAAATACTCGGACAATATATCTTCCTTGTGGTCGATTAAAACTTTCAAGTAGTCCGCTAGCTTTTTCTGCATTAACGCCATACGCAACCATGCTCGCGCTCTACCCATTGCAGTCCTGAAAAGGTCAGCCCGGTCAACAGACCGTATATCAAATAGAAATCGCTAGAGATGTGATTTGATAAAGCTGATCTAATTTCTTTTGgaatatgttatttatatcgTACATAAAGTATTAGACGAattgaatattacattatgAAATCTAGTTTtacaaatgaaatagaaaactTTATTTTAAGAGGAGAAATGTCAGAGATCTCTTAGCTTCGGTcaattttatcataaatatagCTTAAGAAGCAGAggatcaattttatatattttatcggcgttataaatattgttataaaaaatattgtgtaattttctttgaaatagaTCAAGATACTAAATTTAGTCTGATTCTGCTCTTCGATTAGCgctaagaaaataatagcttACTTTGAGGAATATTTCTACTCAAATATAGATCAATATTGGGAaacataaaatgtttaaacaaaataatatcaaaactATTTTAAGTTAAATACATAACTTATAGGTACTTAGATATAGAACActgaaaatttctatattgaaaaattaataataactttttattaaaaactttttttaaatttttctataaattttcttaatttactAATATCACTAATCGTAAGTTTCAACTTATATACCTATACTTGAGAAAATAGAGAGAAGACAGAAACAGAATTATACCTAACAGTAGGTAGATCACGAATACTGGACGTAATGTCCTGTGCTTCGGAACAATATTTCTCAACGAGCTGAAGTATATCCCAAAGCTCCTTCTTGGGTCCAAGTAGACCCTGAAATCGAAGGCAATTAGTGccatttccttttccttttaattaaaaatcagtGTTTAGATATTTCGAAGGTGTTGTTTACCTTCTTTGGTCGTAAACCATGCCTAAGCACGTGTTCAAGaacgatgaaaaaatgttGCAATGGCATATGGTCAGAATCGAGCATCCGACCATACTTCAAAGACGtttcgatcagctccttcacgattaatttcgaaatattcacAAGATTACTCCTCTCGATGATGACTGGATCGCGTGCTGTAAAAACAACAGTTTCTTGTTCCAGTTGGGATcaggaaaaaataaatcatcCTGTTGGTGGTAATTACAGGTTTCGTTCATGTTCTTGATGttgaataattacaaaatataacaaatcaTTCTCCCCGAAAGCATGAAGATGATGGTATGAATGGAAATATCAGCGAAGCGCAacacaaaattattaacaaacaaaaagttgcgattaaaattatttttgattttagaagaaagaagatttaGGATACGTGATTTCAAAAATCGTGaaggaatagaaaaataaaaaatatgtaaataaaaagaagtcCCCAAGGAAACTAATTCCAGCAATTTGTAAATTCGAAAATCTCGTAACAGCATTTAAAAGGAACGATGCGTTCGAGTTTAACtcttaataaatatcgtatattaattatagCTTGCACCggataattttacaaataatgttatcttttgtttcttattttaaacttCTAAAGTATTTGACAAAatcatattattaatttgatttgagaaaaattataCACAGTGGTATTAATCCTTAAATCTGTTTAACTTTaaggtatttaattttaatttcctcaCTCGTAAATTACAAAGACAACATCAGATACAATAGAAAAGCACAATTAGAAATTATCCTTTTGAATTTAGTACgagtaaatttttaattaacaatcaTCTTATATAGCAGAATAGtccataaaaaataatctacaATACTTTCAATAACTTTATCCCGTGCAATTTCTGTAATAACtgtatttatacgtatatatacacacagaACTACTCATTCTatgaataacgtaatatataaaCTTCATACTACGAATAATACAGTTAAATTCGTTGAACCTAGTTTCTTTACTATTGcatcatataaataatatataaatattccaaatcAATTCTCTTCATAAATCGATTTTCCCTCTAGGATATGATATTCCTTATTTTCTCCTTGTCTTTCACTTATGGAATGATCTGATACtttttaatctattttcaCT
This genomic window from Bombus fervidus isolate BK054 chromosome 5, iyBomFerv1, whole genome shotgun sequence contains:
- the LOC139987525 gene encoding protein RUFY3 isoform X5, whose protein sequence is MRQESKNGLKIRPPGDHGVHHSGVMLEEDMAGAQDTIYLCNFRVSVDGEWLCLKELQDVEFSLQESMQRSPSPPLALSARDPVIIERSNLVNISKLIVKELIETSLKYGRMLDSDHMPLQHFFIVLEHVLRHGLRPKKGLLGPKKELWDILQLVEKYCSEAQDITSSIRDLPTVRTAMGRARAWLRMALMQKKLADYLKVLIDHKEDILSEYFEPDALMMSEEAIVIMGLLVGLNVIDCNFCVKEEDLDCQQGVIDFSLYLRNSNHIPGESPDDELENDNMTTVLDQKNYIEELNRHLNATVTNLQAKVESLTTTNALMKEDLSIAKNNILSLHEENRQLKKELGIEIKDTNENGKPPIKITETTTEIEELRSRLDAEKKLRQDVEKELELQISMKSEMEVAMKLLEKDIHEKQDTIISLRRQLDEIKLINLEMYKKLQECEGSLKHKTELITKLEAKTLSMTETIQKMDEKCKEMDDVKSDAVERVRILGAEAAEREARANGVERELRLEREWRTSLQEASISSAEKISQLHQEIDQLRRVSEKYLALQEEHYALKEICTEQERTLEELGGQLSTAKLAAVELREAADNAHQQQNQQQQEGAATWANDRLVTQCKSCNREFNITRRKHHCRNCGKIFCHACSDNTTALPSSTKPVRVCDECYVFLVGRYSGAR
- the LOC139987525 gene encoding protein RUFY3 isoform X4 produces the protein MRQESKNGLKIRPPGDHGVHHSGVMLEEDMAGAQDTIYLCNFRVSVDGEWLCLKELQDVEFSLQESMQRSPSPPLALSGINHHHHHHHNDHHHQQQLPDQQELRDIMPPSPPPLQHVSSLSRDPVIIERSNLVNISKLIVKELIETSLKYGRMLDSDHMPLQHFFIVLEHVLRHGLRPKKGLLGPKKELWDILQLVEKYCSEAQDITSSIRDLPTVRTAMGRARAWLRMALMQKKLADYLKVLIDHKEDILSEYFEPDALMMSEEAIVIMGLLVGLNVIDCNFCVKEEDLDCQQGVIDFSLYLRNSNHIPGESPDDELENDNMTTVLDQKNYIEELNRHLNATVTNLQAKVESLTTTNALMKEDLSIAKNNILSLHEENRQLKKELGIEIKDTNENGKPPIKITETTTEIEELRSRLDAEKKLRQDVEKELELQISMKSEMEVAMKLLEKDIHEKQDTIISLRRQLDEIKLINLEMYKKLQECEGSLKHKTELITKLEAKTLSMTETIQKMDEKCKEMDDVKSDAVERVRILGAEAAEREARANGVERELRLEREWRTSLQEASISSAEKISQLHQEIDQLRRVSEKYLALQEEHYALKEICTEQERTLEELGGQLSTAKLAAVELREAADNAHQQQNQQQQEGAATWANDRLVTQCKSCNREFNITRRKIVSDC
- the LOC139987525 gene encoding RUN and FYVE domain-containing protein 2 isoform X3, which translates into the protein MGSRWQARARAYSENVNMAAVSSEGLPISPSEKSLSGSLVSEENEKSVSRSPSTYSIREDKWPDLVVSRPRKLDAWWLPRPRDPVIIERSNLVNISKLIVKELIETSLKYGRMLDSDHMPLQHFFIVLEHVLRHGLRPKKGLLGPKKELWDILQLVEKYCSEAQDITSSIRDLPTVRTAMGRARAWLRMALMQKKLADYLKVLIDHKEDILSEYFEPDALMMSEEAIVIMGLLVGLNVIDCNFCVKEEDLDCQQGVIDFSLYLRNSNHIPGESPDDELENDNMTTVLDQKNYIEELNRHLNATVTNLQAKVESLTTTNALMKEDLSIAKNNILSLHEENRQLKKELGIEIKDTNENGKPPIKITETTTEIEELRSRLDAEKKLRQDVEKELELQISMKSEMEVAMKLLEKDIHEKQDTIISLRRQLDEIKLINLEMYKKLQECEGSLKHKTELITKLEAKTLSMTETIQKMDEKCKEMDDVKSDAVERVRILGAEAAEREARANGVERELRLEREWRTSLQEASISSAEKISQLHQEIDQLRRVSEKYLALQEEHYALKEICTEQERTLEELGGQLSTAKLAAVELREAADNAHQQQNQQQQEGAATWANDRLVTQCKSCNREFNITRRKHHCRNCGKIFCHACSDNTTALPSSTKPVRVCDECYVFLVGRYSGAR
- the LOC139987525 gene encoding RUN and FYVE domain-containing protein 2 isoform X1, with translation MRQESKNGLKIRPPGDHGVHHSGVMLEEDMAGAQDTIYLCNFRVSVDGEWLCLKELQDVEFSLQESMQRSPSPPLALSGINHHHHHHHNDHHHQQQLPDQQELRDIMPPSPPPLQHVSSLSRDPVIIERSNLVNISKLIVKELIETSLKYGRMLDSDHMPLQHFFIVLEHVLRHGLRPKKGLLGPKKELWDILQLVEKYCSEAQDITSSIRDLPTVRTAMGRARAWLRMALMQKKLADYLKVLIDHKEDILSEYFEPDALMMSEEAIVIMGLLVGLNVIDCNFCVKEEDLDCQQGVIDFSLYLRNSNHIPGESPDDELENDNMTTVLDQKNYIEELNRHLNATVTNLQAKVESLTTTNALMKEDLSIAKNNILSLHEENRQLKKELGIEIKDTNENGKPPIKITETTTEIEELRSRLDAEKKLRQDVEKELELQISMKSEMEVAMKLLEKDIHEKQDTIISLRRQLDEIKLINLEMYKKLQECEGSLKHKTELITKLEAKTLSMTETIQKMDEKCKEMDDVKSDAVERVRILGAEAAEREARANGVERELRLEREWRTSLQEASISSAEKISQLHQEIDQLRRVSEKYLALQEEHYALKEICTEQERTLEELGGQLSTAKLAAVELREAADNAHQQQNQQQQEGAATWANDRLVTQCKSCNREFNITRRKHHCRNCGKIFCHACSDNTTALPSSTKPVRVCDECYVFLVGRYSGAR
- the LOC139987525 gene encoding RUN and FYVE domain-containing protein 2 isoform X2 produces the protein MLEEDMAGAQDTIYLCNFRVSVDGEWLCLKELQDVEFSLQESMQRSPSPPLALSGINHHHHHHHNDHHHQQQLPDQQELRDIMPPSPPPLQHVSSLSRDPVIIERSNLVNISKLIVKELIETSLKYGRMLDSDHMPLQHFFIVLEHVLRHGLRPKKGLLGPKKELWDILQLVEKYCSEAQDITSSIRDLPTVRTAMGRARAWLRMALMQKKLADYLKVLIDHKEDILSEYFEPDALMMSEEAIVIMGLLVGLNVIDCNFCVKEEDLDCQQGVIDFSLYLRNSNHIPGESPDDELENDNMTTVLDQKNYIEELNRHLNATVTNLQAKVESLTTTNALMKEDLSIAKNNILSLHEENRQLKKELGIEIKDTNENGKPPIKITETTTEIEELRSRLDAEKKLRQDVEKELELQISMKSEMEVAMKLLEKDIHEKQDTIISLRRQLDEIKLINLEMYKKLQECEGSLKHKTELITKLEAKTLSMTETIQKMDEKCKEMDDVKSDAVERVRILGAEAAEREARANGVERELRLEREWRTSLQEASISSAEKISQLHQEIDQLRRVSEKYLALQEEHYALKEICTEQERTLEELGGQLSTAKLAAVELREAADNAHQQQNQQQQEGAATWANDRLVTQCKSCNREFNITRRKHHCRNCGKIFCHACSDNTTALPSSTKPVRVCDECYVFLVGRYSGAR